One part of the Musa acuminata AAA Group cultivar baxijiao chromosome BXJ1-5, Cavendish_Baxijiao_AAA, whole genome shotgun sequence genome encodes these proteins:
- the LOC135674834 gene encoding probable anion transporter 3, chloroplastic isoform X1 produces the protein MAASPLRHGVYIAPLSQSTVPLPLGIVRFHSMIASMILGLSTGRLLSCPPFVSSARDGTIRRGAAPGLPSPSAQSSDGLRSRRSWGIPPRRVAPAVRRLAAPPARVSTKNGASGEFSEESGPRNASFLEFLTSERVKVVAMLGLALALCNADRVVMSVAIVPLSRAHGWTQSFSGIVQSSFLWGYLMSPIVGGALVDYYGGKLVMAWGVALWSLATFLTPWAAETSLWTLLAMRVLLGVAEGVALPSMNNMVSRWFPRSERSRAVGIAMAGFQLGSAAGLLISPIIMSRTGVFGPFIIFGLFGFLWVLVWASATSSTPERHPQISKSELDYIGQREKQPVSKIKKPEKIMIPPFKKLLSKLPTWALIFANSMHSWGYFVILSWMPIYFNTVYRVDLRQAAWFSALPWVMMAVLGYFAGAWSDMLIQNGFSVTFTRKIMQSIGFLGPGISLLGLNVAKSPSVASSWLTAAVGLSSFSHAGFLVNLQEVAPRFAGVLHGMSNTAGTLAAIMGTVGAGFFVERMGSFQGFLILTSLLYFISTLFWDLFATGERIHIIMDDGGADEEESS, from the exons ATGGCGGCGTCTCCTCTCCGTCACGGAGTTTATATCGCGCCCCTATCTCAGTCCACCGTTCCTCTACCACTCGGTATCGTGCGCTTCCACTCCATGATAGCTTCGATGATTCTTGGCCTCTCCACCGGCCGACTTTTGTCGTGTCCTCCTTTCGTCTCATCCGCTCGCGACGGCACCATCCGCAGAGGGGCCGCGCCCGGGTTGCCGTCTCCTTCCGCCCAATCCTCCGATGGCCTCCGATCTCGACGCTCGTGGGGGATCCCGCCTCGCCGAGTTGCCCCTGCGGTTCGCAGGCTCGCCGCTCCTCCCGCTAGGGTTTCGACCAAGAACGGCGCCTCCGGCGAGTTCTCGGAAGAGAGCGGGCCGCGGAACGCCAGCTTCTTGGAATTCCTCACCTCCGAGAGGGTTAAGGTGGTCGCCATGCTGGGCTTGGCCTTGGCCCTCTGCAATGCCGATCGCGTGGTCATGTCCGTGGCCATCGTCCCGCTCTCCAGAGCCCACGGCTGGACCCAGTCCTTCTCCGGCATCGTTCAG TCATCTTTCCTGTGGGGATACCTCATGTCACCTATCGTTGGAGGAGCTTTAGTGGATTATTATGGTGGCAAGCTAGTCATGGCATGGGGTGTGGCCTTATGGTCATTGGCTACTTTTCTCACACCTTGGGCTGCAGAGACTTCTTTATGGACTCTACTTGCTATGAGAGTTCTGCTGGGTGTCGCTGAAGGAGTGGCGCTACCAAGCATGAACAACATGGTGTCAAG GTGGTTCCCTCGATCAGAGCGGTCTAGGGCTGTGGGCATTGCTATGGCTGGTTTTCAACTTGGCAGCGCAGCTGGATTGTTGATTTCCCCTATCATTATGTCACGAACTGGTGTTTTTGGACCTTTTATAATATTTGGACTATTTGGATTTCTTTGGGTGCTGGTATGGGCATCCGCAACATCAAGTACGCCCGAGAGACATCCCCAGATATCCAAGTCTGAGCTAGACTATATCGGACAGAGAGAGAAACAACCAGTATCCAAAATTAAGAAACCTGAAAAGATAATGATTCCACCTTTCAAGAAATTGTTATCTAAGTTGCCTACATGGGCCTTGATTTTTGCAAATTCCATGCACAGCTGG GGCTACTTTGTCATCCTTTCGTGGATGCCAATATACTTCAATACA GTATATCGTGTTGATCTACGGCAAGCTGCATGGTTCAGCGCACTTCCATGGGTGATGATGGCTGTTTTAGGGTATTTTGCTGGTGCTTGGTCAGACATGCTAATTCAAAATGGGTTTAGTGTTACCTTCACCAGAAAAATCATGCAG TCGATTGGTTTTTTGGGTCCTGGTATTTCCCTTCTCGGTCTGAATGTAGCAAAAAGTCCTTCTGTAGCTTCGTCTTGGCTTACGGCAGCTGTTGGGTTGAGTTCTTTTAGCCATGCGGGCTTTTTGGTAAACCTCCAG GAGGTCGCCCCACGATTTGCCGGTGTACTTCATG GAATGTCGAACACTGCTGGAACATTGGCGGCAATAATGGGAACCGTTGGAGCTGGCTTCTTTGTTGAGAGAATGGGTTCTTTCCAGGGTTTTCTAATTCTGACGTCGTTGCTATATTTCATTAGTACACTTTTCTGGGATCTTTTTGCTACTGGAGAGCGCATCCATATTATTATGGATGATGGTGGTGCTGATGAAGAAGAATCTTCTTGA
- the LOC135674834 gene encoding probable anion transporter 3, chloroplastic isoform X2, whose translation MSPIVGGALVDYYGGKLVMAWGVALWSLATFLTPWAAETSLWTLLAMRVLLGVAEGVALPSMNNMVSRWFPRSERSRAVGIAMAGFQLGSAAGLLISPIIMSRTGVFGPFIIFGLFGFLWVLVWASATSSTPERHPQISKSELDYIGQREKQPVSKIKKPEKIMIPPFKKLLSKLPTWALIFANSMHSWGYFVILSWMPIYFNTVYRVDLRQAAWFSALPWVMMAVLGYFAGAWSDMLIQNGFSVTFTRKIMQSIGFLGPGISLLGLNVAKSPSVASSWLTAAVGLSSFSHAGFLVNLQEVAPRFAGVLHGMSNTAGTLAAIMGTVGAGFFVERMGSFQGFLILTSLLYFISTLFWDLFATGERIHIIMDDGGADEEESS comes from the exons ATGTCACCTATCGTTGGAGGAGCTTTAGTGGATTATTATGGTGGCAAGCTAGTCATGGCATGGGGTGTGGCCTTATGGTCATTGGCTACTTTTCTCACACCTTGGGCTGCAGAGACTTCTTTATGGACTCTACTTGCTATGAGAGTTCTGCTGGGTGTCGCTGAAGGAGTGGCGCTACCAAGCATGAACAACATGGTGTCAAG GTGGTTCCCTCGATCAGAGCGGTCTAGGGCTGTGGGCATTGCTATGGCTGGTTTTCAACTTGGCAGCGCAGCTGGATTGTTGATTTCCCCTATCATTATGTCACGAACTGGTGTTTTTGGACCTTTTATAATATTTGGACTATTTGGATTTCTTTGGGTGCTGGTATGGGCATCCGCAACATCAAGTACGCCCGAGAGACATCCCCAGATATCCAAGTCTGAGCTAGACTATATCGGACAGAGAGAGAAACAACCAGTATCCAAAATTAAGAAACCTGAAAAGATAATGATTCCACCTTTCAAGAAATTGTTATCTAAGTTGCCTACATGGGCCTTGATTTTTGCAAATTCCATGCACAGCTGG GGCTACTTTGTCATCCTTTCGTGGATGCCAATATACTTCAATACA GTATATCGTGTTGATCTACGGCAAGCTGCATGGTTCAGCGCACTTCCATGGGTGATGATGGCTGTTTTAGGGTATTTTGCTGGTGCTTGGTCAGACATGCTAATTCAAAATGGGTTTAGTGTTACCTTCACCAGAAAAATCATGCAG TCGATTGGTTTTTTGGGTCCTGGTATTTCCCTTCTCGGTCTGAATGTAGCAAAAAGTCCTTCTGTAGCTTCGTCTTGGCTTACGGCAGCTGTTGGGTTGAGTTCTTTTAGCCATGCGGGCTTTTTGGTAAACCTCCAG GAGGTCGCCCCACGATTTGCCGGTGTACTTCATG GAATGTCGAACACTGCTGGAACATTGGCGGCAATAATGGGAACCGTTGGAGCTGGCTTCTTTGTTGAGAGAATGGGTTCTTTCCAGGGTTTTCTAATTCTGACGTCGTTGCTATATTTCATTAGTACACTTTTCTGGGATCTTTTTGCTACTGGAGAGCGCATCCATATTATTATGGATGATGGTGGTGCTGATGAAGAAGAATCTTCTTGA